The window TAAAGACAAAGAAGACTTACAGTTTTTTAAGCTAGTGGGCTGGGCTTTGGGAGTGATTTCTATTGTGTACAGGATTTTTTTGGTAGTGATGCAAACGTTGTAGAATTAGATGGTggcaatggttgcacaactttgtgaatatacctAAAACTCAATGAATTGCACATTTTAAATGGTGAAGTGTATGgcatgtgagttatatctcaataaaaatgaaaagtattgaggggctcctgggtggctcagtcagttaagcatctgactttggctcaggtcatgatctcacagtttgtgagttcaaaccctgcattgggctctgtgctgacagctcagagcccggagcctgctttggactctgtgtctccctctctctctgcccctcccctgctcgcactgtgtctctctttgtctctcaaaaaataaaaataaatttaaaaaaatgaaaagtattgaTAACTTGAGATCTCCCCCATGGCCTGTCTGCTCGTCACCTTCAGGACTGGTGTAGGGTTCTGCAGAATGCTGCCTGGACCTCCCTGTTCCGCAGGCAGTAGATGACGGGATTGCACATGGGTGTGACCACCGTGTAGATGACAGACAGCACCTTGTTGAGGTCCATGGCTTCTATGCGGCTGGGACGGGCGTAGATGAAGAGAGTGGCTGAGTAGAAGATGCCCACCACCACCAGGTGGGAGGCGCAGGTGGAGAGGGCTTTGCGGCGGGCAGCGGCTGATGACATGTGGAGCACAGCCCTCCCGATGGCCACATAGGAGGTGATGGCCATGAGAAGGGAACCCCAGAGGATGACGATGGCAGAGATGAAGTCCACCAGCTCCGTCAGGGCCACGTGGGTGCAGGACAGGTTGAGCAGAGGGGAGACGTCACAGAAGAAGTGGTTGAGGACATTGGGGCCACAGTAGGAAAGGCTGGCAATGCATGTCGTCTTGGCCACCGAGACCAACAGCCCCCCAAGCCATGAGGACAAGGCTAAGCCCAGGCAGACCTGGGGCCTCATGAGCAGTGGGTAATGGAGTGGGCGGCAGATGGCCACGTAGCGGTCATAAGCCATGGAGGCCAAGAGGGTGCACTCTGTGCAGATGAGGACTATGAAGAAGAAAAGCTGTGTCATGCAGGCTGTGAAGGAAATATGGTAAGGTCCAGTCCACAGCCCCACGAGCAGACTGGGCATGGTCACGGACACATAGCACATCTCCAGGCAGCTCAGGTTGcccaggaagaaatacatgggcTTGTGGAGCTCAATGTGACTGCAGATGAGGTAGATGATGAGCGTGTTCTCCAGGAGGGTCAGCAGGTAGAGGGTCAGGAAGACGGCAAACAGAACATCCCTTACGTCTGGCCTTGTGGACAAACCCAACAAGACAAACTCCTGGACTCTGGTCACATTGCCCAACTCCAAGGGCCTCTCCatctaagaataaaatacatctgCAAAATATTTTGCACATCTTTCTCTCTACAGCTTGCCTTACTCTGGTTCCACGCTGTTGTATCACCTACTTAACACACTTGATACACTCCTCAGTGTCCTTAGAATAAGCATCATGTGTCCTGTCATGGCCCCCGAGCCCCCATGTTCCAATCCTTGCTGACTACTTCACATAACAGCACCATTTCTCACATCCATTGTAGCCCCATGGAGGCCCTTTCACCCCCTCAAATACTCCAAGGTCTTTCCAGCCTTAAAGCATTTCCACATGAAGTCTCTCCATCCTAGAACAGCTTTCTCCCCATTCTTGTGTTTCCCATGTCTGGGAATCCTTGACATTCTTGGCATGAGTTTTTCAATGTCATATCCTCAGAAAATCCCCTCTCAAACCCCgtgtcattattttttatccCTGCATCCCATTACTTCTGCACCAGGGTGATTGTTATTAACTTTATTTAGTTTAAATTACTTGCACAAACTGGaggttgctgggggggggggatgggtgaaataggtgaagggaatgagggtgtgcacttgctgtgatgagctcCAGGTAAGGATGGAAAccttgaatcactgtattgtacacatgaaacataatactgtatgttaatactgggattaaaatgaatgaatgaggggcacctgggggctcagtcggttaagcatccaacttcagctcaggtcatgatctcgcagttcatgggtttgagcccctggttgggctctgtgtggacagctcagaaggtggagcctgctttggattctgtgtgtctctctctctctgcctctcccctactcacactctgtctctcaaaaataaataaacgttaaaaaaaattaattgaatgaataaatgaataggatTACTTGCATGTTTGTTGAGTTATGCAAAGTCTCTCCAACTTGGTTGTAAGCCTCTTGAGGAAAGAGATGGGGTCTATCTCGCTCACAGCTCTAACCTCAGGACCCAGCAAAGGAGTGCATTGCCTGGTACCTTATAGGTTCCTGACACACGTTTATTCAATGCACGGAGGATCAGACTCGGACTTCAGGCATCACACTCCTCAGCAGGTACAGCAGCAAAGAGAAGGCGATGTTGGCTGGGAACTCTGGGACTCTGCCCGGGTCCCCTTCAATTTCTGTTGGCTGTTGATCCAGAAGGGAGGTGATGTAGTGTGTTTGGGAGAACATTCACTGTGGGATCAGAAACCCCGCCTTGTCAGCCTATTACATCAGCACATTGCTGAGTTCACCCAAGTCTTAGTTTTTCCCTTTGTGAAATGGAGAGAATGATATTGGCTCCCACGGAATAGTGTGGGGGTTgcataaggaaagaaaagggagggagtcCCTTCTGGCCACTGCCTTGAGGAGGATGAGGGGGGCTGTGCAAGCAGAATTTCAGCCCACACGGGCCTCCATCTCCTGGGAGGGTTGGCACGGCCGCTAGTCCTGGTGCACCTGCTGGCATCCGCCACACGTCCAGTGTTCTTCCAGGCACTGACCTGTCAGCCAACTGTTCTCCAGCCAGATGCTTCTGCTCCAAACAGGAGTGCTTTATTTAGCACGTGAAAACCGCACCGAACTTTCTATCTCCCAAATCAGCACCACTGTCAGTCCCAAACACTAGTACAGAGAGAAGTAGAGGGGTGTCTGTGGCCCTCACCCCTCGCCCACTGCTCTTCTGTCTCAAGAAGAAgcagataggggcacctgggtggctcagtctgttaagccactgactcttgatttaagctcaggtcatgatctcacagttcatgagatcaagccctgcatcagcctctgtgctgacagcacggagcccacttgggattctctctctctctctctctctctctctctctctctctctctctctctctgcccctcccctgctcatgtgcactctctatcaataaataaacttaaaaaaataaataaaaacaaattcagtgCTTCTCCTGGTACTTTGGCATAGAGAACAATGCTTATCTCCATATTCTGAGATTCCTCTCTTGATTTGATGACATTTATTGATGAAACTTACCACCATTTATTAGAGAAGGGAGTCAGGTACAGcaattttctagaaaaaacaaTGGAAGTTTGATGCCTGATTTTCTATAGAGGGGGTtctatcctccccacccccaacatatCTTATTATAAAGATGGAAGCagtatttattgtatatatgtatgtccaggttgggttctttttaaaaaaaattttttttcaggttcatttatttttgagagagagacagaatgcaaggagtggatgggcagagagaaagggagacccagaatccaaagcaggctccaggctctgagctgtcagcacagagcctgacacggggctggaacccacaaaccgtgaaatcatgacccgagctgaagttggacactcaactgactgagccacaaggtGCCCAGGTTGGGTCCTTTTAACAAACAATTTCATTCATTGCTCAATGTCCTGTGAAGCAGATGTCATTTCCTGGTtgttaaagatgaagaaacagagtttCCCAGAGGCTACAAGTACAAAGTAAGGacactgggttttttttcaaaccaGTTCTGTCCAATTTTACCACCCAGCAGGGCTTTGCATGAGGTTGCATTGCTTATGAAACATACCCTCGGTCTGTTTGAGAGCCACACGTGTCTCATTCTGTCACAAAGCCTTCCTGGCATAGCCTCGCCCTACATCTATCCCAGCTGCACAGCACAGATGATGCTTACTCTAGTCCTACTGAGCTTCTTCCTTTCACAGGGATCTTCTTTGGAATGAAACGGGCATATCTTTGAACTCTAGATGTGCCACTGCCTCCCTAGgagccagtcacttaacctctccgaTCCCTAGTTGCCTCACAAATAAACCCGGGTTCTGAGTACAGAGTGAAAACTAGAAATTACAATAATCCCCATTTTCCAACATCTACCAACTGCCAAATATTGTGTCAGGagatctttgcttttattttatcctcatCACAACACTGAGAAGTAATCACCAATGTTCCCATGGTACGGATGTGTGAACTGAGGATCACGGAGTCCGCTTGTGTCCCTCAAAGCTTTCCAACTGCTGGGAGTAGAATACAGATTCCACTGCCCAGGTGTGGCTGACCCCAcctcattattttcttctctatctcTTGGGACTTGGGGTGAAATTTTcactttatgattattttttgaaacatgttggccaaagaagaaaagaaaattagttttCTAGTCTGGGAAGGGAATGTTAGGACTGAAAGGGCCATTTGAAGGGACTCAGTTTGATATCCTTGTTTTTTGCAGGAGGAAACTGAAAATACCTACACAGGTGCAAGGGCTGTGGTTGGTGCTACAGTTACATAGTTCAAATGGATTTGAGTTTTCCAAAATCCCAGATGTCAAGTTGCTGCCTCCATATGGTGTTGGGATCCTGGACAAAGACTCTATAAGCTGGACCTTATTTCATCGTCCCATTCACCCTGTGAGgtaagcttttgtttttttagctctgttttactgatgaagaaacagaggcataGAAAGTATAAGACATTGCTCAAGTACCTTGACAAATCATGGAGGTGATGCTCAATTTAGGTTGGCATTCTGAAGCCATATTCCACTGCTTCCTTCACCACCCTGGGTCTCAATTCCCTTGATGACACTTCTAACCTCAGAGAAGATTAAATGTAGCAATGAGGTTAACACAGCCAAGGCTCAGCTGAGGTCTGTTTGCCCCAGTCCAACAGTGGTTGGAACAGTGTCCAGTCCTGAAACAAGCACATTATATCTGCCCACAGCAGTCCCCCTCCCAAGGAGGGTCTGTGGTCCTTGATATGACTCTCCAGACAAGCCCTGTTAGAACCAAATGGTGAAACTCATCTGGGTACTAAACAAGAACATCTCCACTGCTCTATTCTGTCtgtgctccctcccccaccagatttttctcttccacgacccactttctctctgctcctgcctctgtTAATAATCCCTTTCTTTGTGCCTGCACCAGACTCACTTCTGCTACAAAGTATCCCCCATATCAAACATCATAGCCAGTCACCTTAGATGccaataggttttgttttttgttcgtCTTACATAAAATACAATCAATTTAACTTCAAAGGTCACTCGGGAATTCTTCAGCCCAGAAGCAGAGTGCACAGTGgctatttaggatttttgtttcatCCCATAAACATTTATCCAGCATCAGCAAAGTACTGCACACTGTGCTAGGCACAGTGGGGATATGGAGATGAACGAGATACGCCCCATCCAGAGGAGTTTTCTATCCGATTCTTTCTTATTGGTGCAACTTGGATAAGTTACTTAGCCTGTCTGGCACTTGATagccttttatgaaaaaaagatagATGTAATTGTCTTCATCTCAAAGCATGTAATAACATCTCCACTATTACATAAGAGTCAGatatgagaaagacaaataccgtatgattccactcatttGTGGGatctaaaagcaaaataataaacaaacaaaaagcagaaggagacctataaatacagagaacaaatggtggttgtcagaaggaaggggctggggggtgggtgggcaaaaggggtgaaggggaaagggaggcacAGGCTTCCAGTAATGGAATAAGTAagccatgggaataaaaggcacggcatagggaatatagtcaatgacatTGGCATAGCGTTGTGTGGTGActgatggcagctacacttgggAACACAGCAGGTGGTTCAGAGAAGTTGAATccctatgttatacacctgacactaatgtaacattctgtgtcaactatactcaaataaaaattatggggcacttgggtgcctcagttggttaagcatctgactttggctcaggtcatgatctcatggttcacgagttcaagtcccacatcaggctctgtgctgacagctcagaagctggagcctgattcacattctgtgtgtgtgtgtgtgtgtgtgtgtgtgtgtgtgtgtgtgtgtgtctgcttctcccctgcgctctctctctctctctctctctctgtctctctctctctcaaaagtaaataaacattaaaaacaaataaacagtaagaGTCAGATAGACCCAACTCTGAATACCAGGTCTTCTGCTTAATAGCTATGAGACTTTGCACAAGTTACATGTCTTACTAGATCTTCAGTTTCCACACATGCAAGCTGGGAATGATTTTAGTTCTTACCTTGTGGTGTTGTCCTGTGCCAAGTTTCTGGCACACGATAAACACTaattgttagctattattattattaaataacatGTCATACCAATATGGGCACTATCTTCATCATATGCACATTATCTCATTAATCTGGGTTGTCCCCATTCTGTGAGTGAGGTgttattctttgcatttttcaTGGGAAGAATTAAAGCTAGGAGAGGCAAAGAAACTTGATGTGGAGGTCACACAGGTAGTTAGTGGCATACCCAGCAACCAAGCCTGGATCTGTCTGATTCTGAAGCCAGTGATCATTCCTCTAGATTGTGCTGTCTGTCTGTGTGAAAGCAGTCACACACATTCGAATGTGTGCAGGGAAGCTATCCTTTGTTCTGACCTCCATATTGGATTTCAGGGTTCACCTGTTGATCTAATCCATTCTAGCTAGAGGAGGCTATCAACAAGGAGGAGACAAAAATCAGTTAGGGTAGGGGTTTGATGACAGAATATTCACTCCTAGAAGGAAGGATTAGGAAAACCTCACATAGGATCCAACATTTCATCtgagccttgaaggatgagtagaattCTGAGTTAGAAAATGGGTAAAGTAATGGGCAAcctgggaagaaaaaaactatGCTGGTAAAGACATCAGTGTGtgttggggcacccaggtggctcag is drawn from Felis catus isolate Fca126 chromosome E2, F.catus_Fca126_mat1.0, whole genome shotgun sequence and contains these coding sequences:
- the LOC101101097 gene encoding olfactory receptor 5 — protein: MERPLELGNVTRVQEFVLLGLSTRPDVRDVLFAVFLTLYLLTLLENTLIIYLICSHIELHKPMYFFLGNLSCLEMCYVSVTMPSLLVGLWTGPYHISFTACMTQLFFFIVLICTECTLLASMAYDRYVAICRPLHYPLLMRPQVCLGLALSSWLGGLLVSVAKTTCIASLSYCGPNVLNHFFCDVSPLLNLSCTHVALTELVDFISAIVILWGSLLMAITSYVAIGRAVLHMSSAAARRKALSTCASHLVVVGIFYSATLFIYARPSRIEAMDLNKVLSVIYTVVTPMCNPVIYCLRNREVQAAFCRTLHQS